One Pseudobutyrivibrio xylanivorans genomic window, TAAACAGGTACATCTAATCGTCCCAAGAAGTCCAAAACTCTCTTTGCATTATTAAAGCCCAATTCAACAGGTGAGTTTCCAGCAACAATTGTAATTCCCACAACTTCTATCTCTGGACTGTTTAAAGCTAGCATTATTGCCAAAGAATCGTCTATTCCTGGATCACAATCAATTATTACTTTCTTCATCCTACGCTCCATGTGCAAAAAAAATAGCTCTGCAGAAGCAGAGCTACACAAATAAATCCAATGAGTTTATGTAGTCCTGGTTTTGTTTATCGACAGGAAGGTACAAATGAACTGTCGTTTACTGCAGTCACAGATTATACAACGATATTTTAAGAATTGCAATACTTAGATATTCTTGAATATAGTTGTTATATTCTGCCCATCTATGTAATCATATTGAACATCATCCATGTTCTTTTTTACCATGAAAATACCTAATCCTCCAATTTCACGTTCATCTACTGATAATGTAATATCTGGGTCATCTTTGGCTAATGGATTGTATGGTACACCACTATCTATGAGCTGAATTTTTACATTCTTAGGCTTATCCGAATATTCGTAGGTTATTTCAGCTTTTCCAACTTTACCCTCATACGCATAATTAACAATATTCACGAATAGCTCTTCTACAGATATTTCTATCTGCGTCTGAGCTTTCATATTACACTCTGCCTCTTCAAGATTTATGTCAATAAACTCCATTACTTTTGGTAGATTTTCAATAATCGCATCAATTACTATTGATTTCATAGATTATTCCTCGTATGTAATTAGCCTATTTTCTTTGTAAATTTGTCAACTATATCCTTAACTACACCATTCTCAAAAGGAGTCTTAAGGCCAACTTCTTTAATCATATTAGTGTAAAAATCACTTCCTGAAAGCTTGCAAAGCTCAATATAATGCTTCCAAGCAGCATCAAAGTCCTCGTCCATCCACACTTTAAACTGCATCGCACAAATTGAAGCAAGAACATAATCTATATAATAGAATGGTACATCAAAAATATGAAGCTGCTTCTGCCAGAAACCACCTAGATTAAAGAACTCGTTCTCAGAGAAATCAATGTATGGTCTGTACTGCTGCTCAAGCTTCTTCCAGGTTGCCTTACGCTCTGCTGGAGTCATCTCAGGATTGTCATAAACGATATGCTGGAACTCATCAACCATTGTTCCATAAGGCAAGAATGTGCTTGCATCCTCAATGTGCATCTCAAGATAATCCTTATATCTGTCCCCAAAGAAATTCTTCATCCATCCATAAGTAAAATACTCCATTGACATAGAGTGAATCTCTGCGGTCTCCATTCCAAGGTCATTATGCTCAATAATATCATCATTGCGGACAACATAAGCCTGAAAAGCATGTCCACACTCATGAGTAATAACGTCTACATCACCACTAGTTCCATTGAAATTAGCATAGATAAATGGAGCTTTATAATTTGGAAGATATGTCTGATATCCACCTGCTGCTTTATTCTTGCGACCAAATACATCAAATAATTCATGTTCCATCATGAAATTCATGAATTCCTTCGTTTCAGCGCTAAGCTCAGCATACATATCCTGTCCACTCTTAAGAATCTCCTCAGGAGTTCCTGTTGGCTTAGGATTCCCCTCATTAAAATATACACCTAACTCAGTAGCCTGAAGCTTATCAAGACCAAGCCTTGCTGCACGCTTTTCAGCAAGCTTTCCTACAAACGGAACAAAGTATTCCTTAATCTGCTTTCTGAAATTTTCCACATCAGCCTTTCCATAGCTATTTCTATGCATTCTACAATAAGCAAGATCTGTGTATGAATCGAAGCCCAAAAGTTTTGCCTGCTCTGTTCGGTTCTTTACCATCTTATCGTAGATCTCATCAATCTCAGGTGTAACGCTCATAAACCAGTCTGAGACAGCCTTTTGAGCCTTTTTTCTAACTTCTCTATCTTTATTTGTTGTAAATGGGGTCATTAGAGAAAGATTATATGTTTCACCCTCGTATTCAATCTTTGCTGTAGCAATAAGCTTGTCATATCTTGAAGCAAGCGCATTCTCCTCCTGCATAAGCGGAAGAATATCGTCGCTTATTGATTTAAGATCCAACTCCATATTCTTAAATGTCGCTGGTCCAAGCTTTCCAACCAAGTATTCACGATATGGGCTTTCGAACAAGACATTTTTATATTTTATCCCTGCATTTGTGTATCTTGGCAGAACCTCGTCAAAATAATTATTTTCTTTCTCGTAGAATTCATCTGTATTATCAGCATCATGTCTAATATACGCTATGTTGAATGCGGTTTCGAAATCATTATGTATTTTGTAGTAATCCTTATGTATCTCAAACTGTTCTTCACCGGATTGTGCAGCTTTCTGGCGTGTAATTAATTCCTCAATAGCTTTTTCATATTCGTCTATACTAGGACGCTCATATGGCATATCTTTAAATTTCATAAACTTATCCTTTTCCCTTCTTCTAGTATTCTATTTTTCGCTTATTCAATATTAACACATTTCTTTTGTGATTACTTTAGACAAATAAAAAAAGCGACTCGCCAGCCGCTTTTTTAGGGAGAATGATATATGAAAAAGTTTGTTTATCGCATCTGCGATGATGATATATTATTCCTCTAACCTGATTTCCATATGTTTCTTATGTGAATTCTAGGTGAATTTTCTTTCTACACTTCTTTTTCATCTTCTATTGGGTATTTACCATATGCACACTTTCTTAATAATTTGCTACTTTTTGGGACTCATTTTGTGCTATTAGTATCTTTAGTCTTTTTAGTGTATAAATCGATTGTTGTTCTTATTGTGCTTATAGTCATAATTGTCTATAATATGTTTATAACGTTATTTGTACTAATACTGCTATAAGAATTATAAACGTTTTAAGCACTAAAGTGTTTGGTTGTGTTTATTGTGATATTTGTGTTTTTTGTCTTTATCACGTTATTGGTATTATTAGTATTTCTTTCCTTAATTACATCATAGGTGTAATATGTATTTTTAGCATTAATAATGTCATTTGTACTTTTTACATTAAATGTATTATTAACTCTTATTACACTTAAGGTGTTAATAGTGTTTATGATATTAAAAGCAGAATTTAGATTATTAAGACTTTTTACACAAAATGTATTAATAATACTAAGAGGGTTATTGACGTAAACAGCACTAATGACATTATTAGAGTTATTAGGATTAATAACACTTATAATATATTTAGTAGAATAGTTGTTTTTTCCATATTAAACGTTTATAATGTTATTGATAAAAATAGTATATCTTCCATAAATATTACTTATGGCATATATAACCTTTTTAGTATATAATTCGTATATTATGTAAATAACGATAAAAGTAATAAGGAGACAGAAATGAAAAGTATAGCAATATGTATTGGCAAAGGTGGTCAGTGGAAAACCTCTCTTACAATCAATATGGCCGCCCTGTTAAACGAACGTGGTCTTAAGACATTAATAATAGATTGTGATGTGCAGGCTAATGCCACAGACACATTTAGAATCAATCCAGAAGGAATTGCCACATTATATGACTGTTGGGTGCCTAGAAAGCCTATAAATCCAATGGATTGCATTCAAACAGCAGAATGGGGCGATATAATTCCTGGCGATAGCTTCCTTTCAGACGTTACACCAGCTGTTTTATCTGGATCACTCACATATAAGTCATTTAAAGAGCGTGTATTAGATAAAATCGAAGGATATGATTACGTTTTATGTGATTGTCCACCAGATTTAACAAATGCCATTAATAGATCAGTCTTATCTAGTGTCGATGAAGTATTAATTCCTACACGAGGTGACCAGTATGCCACAGAAGGATTAAAAGCGACCATTAATCTGATAAATTCAGTTAAAAATCCAGCTGTTGATGAGGCGGGAAACGTAGTTGAAGCACCATTAAACCAGGATCTAGTCATTAACGGCCTAGTATTTACCGACTTCAAGATGAATAACAGTTGCAAAAATGACTACATAAATGCTCAGGCTATTGCACAGGAGCTCGGAACAAGACTTTATTTCCAGTTTATCCGCGGCTGCAAGGACGGTTCAGATGCTATAGGCGAACAGATGCCAGCTGTAAAATATAAGCCATACTGTAATTCATCATTGGACTACAAGCAGCTTATAGAAGAATTCATAACCGCTGAAGACGAAGCAAAGAAAGGAGCATAAAAATGGCTATCGCTAAACAGGGAAATGGATATTCAATCAATTCAGGAGCTCTGCCATTTACCGCTCCTAAGAAAACAAACACTAAAAGAATTGACGCTTTCAACAAGGCAACCAAGAAAGAAGAACCAAAAATTGCAACTGTAGAAGAAATACAGAAAGAACCTGCTCCAGTTGAGGTTACCAAGGAAGAAAAAAATGAGTTGGTGCAGGAGTCAACCAGTGATAAAGAAGCAACTATTGAAGAACCAGTATTGGAAACAGTTGTAGAACCAGTTGAAGAACCTATTGTTCCTTCGAAACCAGTAGAAAAAAAGCGCAATTATAAAAATGCATCGAAAAATCTTGCAGATTACACGGGAGCACGTAAAAATACTACTTTCGCTTTTTGTGACAGCAATGATATCTCATACATCAAAATCAAAGCAAACCGTTTAGGCTTAACATATCAGGATTATTTAGCAGAAATACTCTTAGAAAACATAGAGACTATAAAAGCAGATAATTTTGATTACACAGAAGAAACCTATCAGAATACCAAGACAGGTCTTAAGAATCCAGTAAATGACAGATTTGCACTCAAAGAAGATTTTCTGATAGATGTTAAACAAGCTGCAGCAAATGTTGGAATGAAAAGATCTGCATTTGTTGCTATGTGTGTTCATAAATCTAGAAAAGCAGATCCGAATCCAGCTTGGGATTAATTTGTTTTTCTCTATCTCTGGAAAGAGTATATATAAAGTATAATTATATAAGTATAGTATGTATAAGAGGAGCCTCAAAACCCCAGTGTTTTCAAGGCTTCTCTTATTTTTTCTACGACACTTTTGACAACAAAACAAGACAATTCGGATTTGAAACACGACAGTTTAACTCTAGCTTACGACAGTTTCGACACTGACCGGACATTTTCGACACTAAAACAAGACAAAACGGATTCAATCCCTAGTAAATTCGCCTTTTATATGAAAAAACTATGTATAAGTAGGTGTTAATAATTGCTTCAGATAAGACAAAATAGACACATGAAAATCCCTAATAATACGCTAATTATTATCAAATAAGACAAATTAGTTTTTTGTCTTATATTGTGATTATGAATACATAACAAGACAAAACGGATTTATATTTAATGACAGTCAAAAAAACGCGTAAAATCAAGGGCTTTTGGTACAGCATAAATGACATTTCAGACACATAACAAGACAAAATAGACACATTATAATCGAGATGCATAAATAGGTGGAGTAAAGCAAGACAAAACAGACACATTATAAGACAAAAAAGATAAATGTCTTGTTCCCTAGCTCAAAACCTAGTAAAAACGCGATAGTAGTAAGCTATTAAGAGATAATAAGACAAAATAGACACATAGGAAGACAGATTAGACACACAACAAGACAATGTAGTGATTTTGTCTGAATGCGACAATTTGGACACGTGGAAGTGAAATAATCAGAAAGCCCAATAAACTTACCAACTTTTCATTTGCCGATTAAAACCAAATAAGATATAATCTAAGGCAAGGCAAAAAAATGTCTTGTCGTACAGGGAGAATATTATGGCAGTTAGAAAACTAGATGCAAATGGTAATTACAGGCTATTTGATTCGAAAACGCAACAATTTATAGATGAAGAGCCACTAGCAAGTCCGCTTGGGCAGATTGAACATCAAACTTCACTCAGTGCTTCTGGCATGGTTGTTGATGTTGATGATGTTAAAGCAGCGGAGGTTGATGAGACTGGACTTACAGTCTCAGGGGAGGATGAGGCTCAGATTAAGGCTTTCATAAAAGAAGCCATTTCTATTGATAATTTCATCGAGACATTCAATGAAAATTCTCATTTAACTCTTTTAAAACTTCTTGCTTTGCAAGATAACAAGCATCCATTAAAAAAGGGTGGCGTAAATATTGCATATCGAACCGATGCATTGATTATGCACTGCAAAATGGAGTTTTCTGCAGAGGAAAATGTAGTATTTGATGCGATATTAGGCACTATGTCTACATTTCCAGAAAACAGAGCTTACCGTATTTCTCCTACAGATTTTGTTAAGTTTTCTAAATATGACAATGTTCAAACTCTATATCGAACCTTTAGAAGTGGAACCAAAAAGCTTAAAGATAGAAATCTAGTATTTGACGAGCTGGGTCCAGATGGAAAGGACGATATTGAAGTACCATGGTTTAATGTTCTTAGATACCACAATGCGACAAAAGACGAAAATGCCTTCATTGAATTTGTTCCATCAGACTTCTTTAAAGATTTAGCACTTTGTTCTCAGATTGTACATGGCGCTTATGGAGCTCTGGAGGTTACAACTCAGCTCAGAGGAAAGTATACTATTGCACTATATTGGTTTTTAGAGAACAAAAAAGACTACAAGACGTATCAAACTGCGATTCCGGGTGTCTTTGAGATGTCAATGGAAGAATTAAAGCATCAATTCTCGATACCACAGTCATATGGCAAAACAGATATGGAACGTCGAGTGCTTGAACCTGCAAAGGCAAGTATCAACAATGTTCAGGAATGTGATTTTACGTTTGACTATTCGCCATTGAAGGCTAATGGAGCTGTGGCTGGATATAGATTCATAATTACGAAGAAAAATTATATTGACGCAAAGCCTGAAGAAGTGAAAATTATTGATGTGGATCCATTTGAGGATCAGATAAAAATGCTTCTTGGAATGACAGGAATAGTGTTTGATAGTAATGAAATATCAAATATTTATAAATGTGCTAAGCGCAATAACAGAGATGCGGCGTATATGATGCAGGTTATTTCTGGCTTCAAAGCGCGAATGGACAACGAAGAACTTGCGGATGTTGAGGATAGAGTTGCATATCTTTGCACAATGATTGAAAATGGCACAAGTTCAACAATAAAGGATAATTCAAAAAAGAAGGCAACTACAGCCTTTAACAATTTTTCTCAGAGAGATGTAGACTTGAGTGAACTCGAGAAAAAAATGTTAAATCGTTAGAAAATTCAGAAATAGAACACAGAAAATACATAATTAATTGAAAAAAGATTGCAATGTTGCATTAAGTAATTTTTGATGCAAGATATTGAAAAGTGAGGCGTAAAATCTACTAAGAAATGTTGATTTTACGCTCTTTTTATTTAACAGATAGTCTTGCATAAATTATTAATAATACTCTCTTCACAAAATAAGCACAGAAATATACATTTTATGTAGTATTCTCGATAATAGGATACATATATTCTATTGTGAAGAATAATTGACAATATATTACTGTTTGGAGAGGGGTACACATAAATGGGAAAAACTGATAAGCAAACAAGACAAAATGGTTCTGGTAGTGTATCTAAAAAGGATAGTGTAAAAACAAGATTAATCTCGGCTATGCTTCTAGTTGCAGCTGTACCACTTATTATTGCTGTAGTAATTAGTTATATTACTTCTACGACAAAGGCAAAGGCTGATGCCATTGATTCACTTGAATGGCAAGCATGGTATGTTGAAGCTGCCATCGTTACCGTCATTCAGAATAATCAATCGTCGATTACATTTTTCGCAGATTCTCCAACTACAATTGCATTTATGAAAGGCGAGGAAGTTGATTTAGACGAGCTCAAGGAACAAATGCAATCTTTGGATGAATACTTGGCAGATGGAAATGTGTTAGTTCTTACTAATTCTCAGGGACAGATGCTTCTCAGAGATGATGATGGAAAGCTGACAGATATTAGTGAAAGAGAATTCTTCCAAGAAGCGATGAAAGGTAGTTTTAATGTTTCAAACATTATTATCAGTGCTTCCACTGGCGTTAGAAGTATTAGTATGGCTGCGCCAGTAATTGATCCTGATACAGGAAAGGTTCTTGGAACAGTTCATAGAAATTATAATCTAAATGATTTTCACAAAATATTGGCAGAAGAATGTGACGAGGGATTTGTGGTTGACCGAAATGGTGACATGGCTGCACACTCTCAGTATGAAATAGGACCAGATGATGAAGTTCCTAATTTTAGCTCGTCTCCTTATATGAATACTGAGGAGATTGAAGGTTCATACAGATCTACAGCAGCGGGCTACCCTACATACCTTGCATATGCAAAAGACTCATTGTCTGGTTTTACAGTATGTGTTGCTAAAAGAGAGGCCGCAGTAATGTCCACTGCAAAGCAATCTGCATATTTGGTAATAATCATAGGAGTAATATTATTAATTATTGTTTTGGTTTTTTCATTTACATTAGCGAATGGTTTTACAAAACCAATTATTGCCGTTAATGATTCATTAGCACAATTAGCTGACGGTAGTTTTAGTGAGATAAATGATTTCACAAACAGAAAAGATGAATTCGGTGAGATTGTACGTAATACAAATTCCGTTATAGGAAAGTTAAATGAGATAGTGGGGCATATTAAGAGCTCTGCTCAGTCTGTAGGCGAATCGTCTGAGGAATTAGCTGATATGGCATCTCAGATTGCGGCAACTACAGAAGGCGTTTCCAATGCAGTGCAGGAAATTGCAACGGGAGCAATTCAGCAGGCGGAAGAGATACAGCAAGCAGCAGAGAATGTTGGAAGAATTACAGATGCCGTAGGTGGAGTACAAAACTCCACTGAAGATGTAGAATCAATTGCAGGAAGAATGAAAGAAGCATCGGAGTCATCGAGTACCTCACTGCTTAATTTACAATCTTCAAGTAGTGAGATGACAGAAAAGATTGAGGATATTGCTAGAACAATTTCAGCAACGCAGAAAGCTGTATCCGATATAAATGAGAGGGTAGAAGGAATTTCTGGTATTGCAGCTCAGACTAATTTGCTTTCATTGAATGCTTCCATTGAAGCAGCAAGAGCTGGTGAAGCTGGAAGAGGTTTTGCAGTTGTAGCTGAGGAAATTAGAAAACTGGCAGATGACTCAGAGAATCTTGCCCAGGAAATAAGACAGGTTATGGATATACTTTTACAGGAGGCACAGCAGGCAGTATCTGCAGCTGGACTCGTAAGACAAGGTAACATTGAGCAACAAGAGGCGCTTGGAGAAACCTTGGCATCTGTAAATGGTATGCTTTCAGATATTGAAGAGACAGTATCGGGTGTTAAGAAGATAGCCGGAGGGGCTAGTACTTGTGTAGAATCAAATGATGTTGTATCAGATGCTATGTCATCTCTGTCGGCAATTTCACAGGAGAATGCCGCATCATCAGAGACAACAGGTGCATCAGTACAAGAACTTTCTGCAACGGTATCAAATCTTGCAGACTCAGCTAGAGGTTTAAAGAACATTGCAGAAAAGCTTAATAAGGAAATGGAATTTTTCAAATAGAATGTTTTTAATTATAGTCCTAGTCCAATCTTTTGCAGTTGAAGGGTGAATAAGAGTTGTCCAAGGAAAAAGTGAACTAACATGCAAACCCATAGATTTTTTGTTTTGCGATAGATGAAGTTCATAAATAGTACGAACAATGCGGTAAATACTATCATTGGAAAACCATATAGATAGTGCATGGCTCCAAAAAACAGTGCAACCACGGAAACAGATTTATGTTTTCGATGGTTGCCCACAAGGAGCGTACGCATGCCATCGTAACCCATCACATTTGTACAGTATTCCTGCCAAAAGGCAGTAAAAGGATAAAGAATAGTATTAGTTGTGATTCTTCCAGGCATTAATCTTCTAAAATAGAAAAAGGGTTGTGCTCGATTTAAAAGTTCTGGAGCAACTTGTAGAATCGCCCATTTCAGCCCAATCATAAGGCTGCCAAACAGCAAGCATAGAAAAAGACCTACTGTTAGAGCATGCCATATTTTTTTCTTATTAACCTTCAGTGGTGCAATCAGAAAGTCTGTTGGCACTTTTCTAGCTAAAGGTATAAGCGTACAAATGGCTAGAAACAATCCCACATAATTTCCAATTTTATAAATAGGGTTTGATTTAAAGAATTGCTCTAATGCGGAATTAAAGATGATATATAGCGACATATAAGTTAGAAACGCTATAAGAAGATATTCCGAATATTGCTTTTTGTCTGTAGTCTTGAATGCCTCTGTTTTAGTGCCGTTTTCCATAACAAATTATCCTTTGGTATTACTTATGCACAATATACCAAAATAAAGAATAATGGTACAATAATAGTGCTATATGTATTTTAGCACTATTTTAGATATTTTTGATGATTTTTTAGTAATATTAGAAAGAAATGAAAAAGAACAAATTGCACAAATAGAACTAAAAAGATTAATATAGTAAAATGCACAAAAGAAACACTTTAAACGAATTAGACAAATAATGCAAAAACAACTAAATTCATTAGTTTAATCAGGAGAGCAATAATATGATAGGAATAATGTATGGAATAGGCGTGGGCCCTGGTGATCCAGAACAGATGACATTAAAGGCAGTCAGAGCAATAAAGGAGTCAGATGTTATTTGCCTACCAAGAGCTGATAAGGAAAAATGTAGAGCATATCAGATAGCGCTTGGCGCAGTTCCAGAATTAAGATATAAAAAGATAATTAGCTTAGATTTTGAAATGACAAAAGATGAGGCTGCTTTGGAAATGATGCATAAAGAGTTTTATCAGCATTATAAGCAGTTGATATTAGAAGGTTATAATTTAGGATTCTTAACAATTGGAGATCCGACAATCTATTCTACCTTTGGATATATAATGAAGTTGGCCAAAGCTGACGATATCGAAGTGGAAATAGTAAACGGAGTAACATCGTTTTGTGGTACAGCTGCAGCAAGTGGAATACTTATAAGTGAGAGAGAAGAGAATATACATATTATATCTGGACAGGATGATATAGAAGAAGCTCTTATGTTATCTGGAACCAAGATAATAATGAAAAGCGGCAAGAATATTGCCGCTATAAAAGAAAAACTTATTGAATTGGAATTACAAGGTCAAATATCAGTTTGCGCTGTTATAGACTGTGGGATGGAGACTGAGCAAATATTTAGAAGCGCAATGACTATCCCAGATAACAGTCAGTATATGATGACAATTATTGTAAAAACAAATTTTTAATAACGTTGGTGGCGTCTTCGACACGTTCGCTATTAACGACAACGTCACAGAGCTCCTTATTTTGGAGCTCTTTTTCCATAGAAAGCCAACGATACTTGATTGCCTCGTTATCCAGATTTTTGCTTAGAATCTTATCAATCATAAATTCGTGGCTGGCTTTACAGAAAATTAATACAACAGGATATTCCTTTTTCATTGCAATGGCACCAGTGATATCAGTAGGTATAACAGCGTTCAATCCTGATGCAAGAGCTTTCTCGATAGCATCTTTAGGAATACCATAGCGATTTCCAGCATATACTGTATGGGAGATGAATTTAAGGCTTGAGAATTCCTTTTCTGAAACTTTATCATGATTTTCTGATGCAACACCAGTAGTAACAGAGTGAATTCTCATGGCAAATCCATCAGCTGACAAACGGTCAGCAATTTCATTTTTGTTGCAGCCACTAGGGCCAATTAGTGCAAGAACAGATGGAACAGTAGGTTTCACCTTTTTGCTGGAAGCATTGATAATCTGATCCACTAAAATAAAGAATTCTGAATAGTCATTTACTGCAAGTATACCGGAAAGATGTGAGTTCCATGGACGGCGCATTAATATAGGATATTTTGCTTGACTTTTCAATATATTGTGTCCACCATCATCCAATTGAAAATCTACCTTAACCGTTTGCTTTGAGAAGGTTAAGATAACATTTTCTAAAGGAAATTCAGGGAGCTGCTCAGCAATTTGTTCGTAGCGAAGGCCAGCATATTTTGGAGATACCGCAGTGTTAATATATACATCTCCTATCTCCATCAATTTATATATGAAGGTTTTCGCTTCATCAGATATTTTTTGCTTTCGAAGAATGCGTTCATCGTCGTAATATTTAGCGATAATAGATTGTTTTGAACCATCCTCGCCATTACCCCAAGATTTAATATCATTTATTGTGGCATCAAGACCAGGGTTTTCTTCATTTGCAAGCTGTACAGCGATGCCGCAGAATGGAGCCAAGACATCGTCAAAATCAATTTCAAAGCTATAAGTTCTCATTATTTATTCCCCTCACAATTTGTGTTTCTTCATTATAATACATATTACTTGATACCTACAATTAATTATTCATGTTCATTTTTTCACATCTATGTAGTAATATTTATTCCAATGGGATTAACGATTATTTCCTATTTATTATATATGAAGGTAGGTTACAGAAATGATAAAACTGATAGCAACAGATGTTGATGGAACTTTGGTTAAGGATTCTTCGCCAGAGCTTTATCCTGAAATGATAGAAAAGATTAAAGAACTTCGAGAAAGAGATGTAGTAGTCTGTATTGCAAGTGGAAGACAGTTTACTAGCATGGAGAAGATGTTTAGAGAGGTCAAAGATGATTTGATCTTTATAGCTGATAATGGAGCGCACGTGAAATGTCGTGGAAATGATATGCATGTGGCAAAGATGAATGAAGAATATCTTCCAGAGTTAATTAATCAGCTCAGATCGTTTGAAGGGTGTGAACTGATCTGCGAAGCACCAGGACTTACATATATAGAATCTCGTAATCAGGATTTTATCGATTTCATTAAAAATCAATATAGATGCGATTATAAAGTTGTAGATGATGTTCTTGCTGAGGGCAATGATATTATTAAAGCTTCTATATTTAGAAGACCATCAATCAGACGGATTGGGGAAGAGATACTGATTCCAAAATGGAGCGAGCGTTTAAAAGTGACAATGGCTGGCGAAGATTGGGTGGACTTTATGGACAAGTCCGTTGATAAAGGAAATGCACTTAAATTCATTCAGAACTTCTTTGGTATTAAGCCAGAGGAAACAATGGTTTTTGGTGATAATAATAATGATATAGGAATGTTAGACAGGGCAGCAGAGAGCTATGCTGTTGAAACAGCTCCAGATGCGGTAAAGGCACATGCAGCTCACATCTGTCCATCATGGAAAGATAAGGGAGTATATCAAATTCTCAAGGATTTATAAAATATTCGTGATATAAGTAAATTGGATGAATAATTAACACAATTCAAACAAAAACTGGTTTTGGGGTAAATAGAGCTACTTTAAAAAATATGCAAAAAACACTTTACAACCTGCAATCAGGATGATATTATAATCGAGCACTGAGGGACAACAAGTCACACACAGCAAAAGAAATAAACGAAGATTGATAACTGAACAGTG contains:
- a CDS encoding Cof-type HAD-IIB family hydrolase encodes the protein MIKLIATDVDGTLVKDSSPELYPEMIEKIKELRERDVVVCIASGRQFTSMEKMFREVKDDLIFIADNGAHVKCRGNDMHVAKMNEEYLPELINQLRSFEGCELICEAPGLTYIESRNQDFIDFIKNQYRCDYKVVDDVLAEGNDIIKASIFRRPSIRRIGEEILIPKWSERLKVTMAGEDWVDFMDKSVDKGNALKFIQNFFGIKPEETMVFGDNNNDIGMLDRAAESYAVETAPDAVKAHAAHICPSWKDKGVYQILKDL
- the cobI gene encoding precorrin-2 C(20)-methyltransferase, translating into MIGIMYGIGVGPGDPEQMTLKAVRAIKESDVICLPRADKEKCRAYQIALGAVPELRYKKIISLDFEMTKDEAALEMMHKEFYQHYKQLILEGYNLGFLTIGDPTIYSTFGYIMKLAKADDIEVEIVNGVTSFCGTAAASGILISEREENIHIISGQDDIEEALMLSGTKIIMKSGKNIAAIKEKLIELELQGQISVCAVIDCGMETEQIFRSAMTIPDNSQYMMTIIVKTNF
- a CDS encoding 5' nucleotidase, NT5C type translates to MRTYSFEIDFDDVLAPFCGIAVQLANEENPGLDATINDIKSWGNGEDGSKQSIIAKYYDDERILRKQKISDEAKTFIYKLMEIGDVYINTAVSPKYAGLRYEQIAEQLPEFPLENVILTFSKQTVKVDFQLDDGGHNILKSQAKYPILMRRPWNSHLSGILAVNDYSEFFILVDQIINASSKKVKPTVPSVLALIGPSGCNKNEIADRLSADGFAMRIHSVTTGVASENHDKVSEKEFSSLKFISHTVYAGNRYGIPKDAIEKALASGLNAVIPTDITGAIAMKKEYPVVLIFCKASHEFMIDKILSKNLDNEAIKYRWLSMEKELQNKELCDVVVNSERVEDATNVIKNLFLQ